The Musa acuminata AAA Group cultivar baxijiao chromosome BXJ3-6, Cavendish_Baxijiao_AAA, whole genome shotgun sequence region ACTGGATATATGTTCTCAAATGCTGTATATGTCTCATCTCTCACCTGATAAAGAACTCCAGGTACATGAATCAGATATGCTGAATTATATAATGAGGTTGTGAAGAATGTCAGTGCAGAGATTTACCTTAGCTCCAGTAATAACAATTTTTCCTGAGACGAATATGAGGAGCACAATCTTTGGCTGCTTCATCCGGTAGATCAGACCAGGGAAGAGCTCTGGTTCATACTGTGAGAAGCAATCAGCATTCCACAATGTTGAACATATTGCATCTAGAAAAAAGTTAGGTTTACAAAACCGATAAAGAGGGGAAGAGGCAGTGAAGGGATTCTAAAGGTCATGTGCTTTGCCAGTGCCAGTAAATCACCCTAGTAGAAAAGAAAGGATGAGTGGTTTAAGCCAACAGATTGGCTCTACAAAGCTGCGGTGTAGCTTCATAAAAAAAGATGATTAAGCTTAATATTTATTATGCTTATCATTATCAGAAATGAGAGAAGTAGATGATCTGAAGTaggggaaaagaagaaaaatgaatcAATGATAGATCAAAATAGTGCAAAAAGCAGCAAATCAGCAAAAACCAGCCGTAAAGCTCATCCACAGATCAATTACGTACACTGCAAAAGGCACCGTGAGAATATGCAAGGCCCTCAAGTCTTATTGGAAATTTGACATCACATGAACCGACAATATTCTGAATCTTGAAATCCTAGACACCACAGTAGAATGTTATACTAAGATAGAATACATAAGCCACAAAAGTTAGTAGCAAGAGAGGAAGCAACAACTTACGAGCAATTACCTTAAATTTAGCAGGAAAACCAAGCTTTTGAATTATTCGGGCGTACTGAAAGGCCAAGGACACGAGTAAGGAAACAACTCCCAAGTGCAGTTGCAGATACATAGACTCGAACAACACGATCTTACTACTCTGCTAGTACTGGAAATTATGCTTTGAAGCATTTAAGAGTAAATAGAGTCACAGTCTAAGTAATCAGACCTTCCTTGCTGCAAGTTTGGATTGGTGCTCACTCTTCGCTCCAGTACAGACCTGCCATGTGGATCTAGAAAGTCAGCACAAAAACTATAACAGTGGAACTGTCACAGAACTTTGGAAAGCAACAATGCCAGTATAATAGCTGTGATGTTAATTTGGCTATTGGATAATGTAATGGGTGCAACATCATACCATTTCATGCAACATTAATTTGACTATTACCATTTCATGCAGCCTATTACATTACATAATTTTCAGAGTGTTCCACATGTTTCCTCATAAAAATGGTGACCCCATGAAGCTCCTGACATTACAgagattggagcatatcaatgtagCCAACCTTGCCTTTGTATTTAATATATTGTTTCCATGACTTGAACTTGAGGAACTTTATCATTGTAAAGAGGCTCGCCATCATGGATTCAGTATATTTAATTTCTtgcataatcatatttttatagagTAATGAAGCAAATAAAACAAAGAAGTATATAAGATGTACAAATAAAAAGGACAATTTCATATGTACTTTCTAAGACATGGAGAATTTGGTGTGTACCCTACTAAATCTGCAAATATTAGGAATGTGTCTTTAAAGTtaacaatctttcatatatatcCAATTCTTTCACATATACCCATCCACAATTTCTAAATGGAAGGATATTCATTAAATTATGTTAATGTTAAAGGGTGTCTATGATATATTTCAAAGGATGTTCACCAAAGTTTGTAAATTTTAGAGGGGTATTTGCAACTTTAGGATCTATGAAATAAAGGTACCtatgagtttgtcaaaaataaaAGACACATGCTTCCTTTCATTTAAAGCGAATGTCAAAaattaaatctacaataaaaatgGGCAAAGAAAAATGTAACAGTAGATTAAATCTATTTTGATGTATTAACAGGTTAATAAAAGTAGTTGTTGCACATCCACTACACATGAAATATCCCAAAATCTACAAAAAAgaacaataaaaataattacCATTTTTCCTGATGCAA contains the following coding sequences:
- the LOC135641604 gene encoding TATA-box-binding protein isoform X1: MADQGLEGSQPVDLSKHPSGIVPTLQNIVSTVNLDCKLDLKAIALQARNAEYNPKRFAAVIMRIREPKTTALIFASGKMVCTGAKSEHQSKLAARKYARIIQKLGFPAKFKDFKIQNIVGSCDVKFPIRLEGLAYSHGAFCSYEPELFPGLIYRMKQPKIVLLIFVSGKIVITGAKVRDETYTAFENIYPVLTEFRKSQQ
- the LOC135641604 gene encoding TATA-box-binding protein isoform X2, with protein sequence MADQGLEGSQPVDLSKHPSGIVPTLQNIVSTVNLDCKLDLKAIALQARNAEYNPKRFAAVIMRIREPKTTALIFASGKMVCTGAKSEHQSKLAARKYARIIQKLGFPAKFKYEPELFPGLIYRMKQPKIVLLIFVSGKIVITGAKVRDETYTAFENIYPVLTEFRKSQQ